DNA sequence from the Nicotiana tomentosiformis chromosome 3, ASM39032v3, whole genome shotgun sequence genome:
TCATTCTGCCCACCACTACTAGTATCACATCTTTGTTTCTTGATCTAGGTAACCCTTCTATGAAATCCATACTAATATGACCCCCATGCTTGGTTAGGAATAGGAAGGGGTTGCAATAGACCTGGATAGGCCAAATTGTCATCCTTACTCCTGACACACACATCACAGCTCGCCACAAAGTTAATAACCATTTGCTTCATCCCATCCCAATAGAACAGTTGTGATAGCCTTTTGAGTGTTCCCAATTGCCCAGAATGACCACCCATGGGTGAGTCGTGAAAAGTAGCAATCAGTTGTTGTCTTAGGTTACCATTACTTCCAACATAAACCTTCCTTTTTTTCCTGAGCACACCAGAGGAATAATGCCACAGACTGGGACCTTGCAAGTCAACTGTAAGCTGAGCAATTAGATCTATAACATGGGGATCACCTTCATAACTTGAAGCTATGTCCTGCATCCATGAGGGAACTGAAGTACTGATATCCATTAGTTGTGCAGTCACCTGAGGTAGATTGATGCCTCCATTCTCATACTGTGTAGATAAAGCATCTGCCACTCTATTTTCAGCCCCTTTTTTATATTGTACCTCATAGTCGAGCCCCAATAATTTTGTCACTCCTTTCTGTTGGACAGCAGTGGTGACCCTTTACTCTAATAGGTACTTCAGGCTGTGATGGTCAGTTCTGATCACAAAGTGTTTGAACTGCAAGTAGTGTCTCCATTTATCAACTACATTCAGTAGAGCCATGTACTTTTTCTCATAAATAGACTTGTCTCTGTGCCTTGGGGCTAAGACCTTGCTGAAATAGGCCACTcgcctaccctcctgcattagtACAACCCCAATTCCACTATGGCTAGCATCTGTTTCTACTGTGAACTCCTTAGAGTAATCAGGTAATATCAGCAGTGGGGTGGAAGTCATAGCAGACTTGAGTGCTGAGAAGGCTAGTTCAGCCTCATCATTCCAGCTGAATGAATCCTTCTTGAGAAGATCAGTAAGTGGTCTGCATATGGCATCATAACCAGCAACATACTTCTTGTAGTAACTTGTTAGACCCAAAAAACCTCTGAGTGACTTAACTGAACTAGGCCTGGGCCATTCAACCATGGCATATATCTTGGTTGGATCAGTAGAAACACCTTTCTTAGTGATCACATGGCCTAAGTACTCAACTTGAGCCTGCCCAAATGAACACTTGGATTTTTTTTGCAAATAGAGAATGGTTTGTCAGCAAAGCAAACACAACAGCTAAATGTTCAACATGTCTTTCCAGTGATTCACTATAGATAAGTATGTCATCAAAAAAGACTAAGACAAATCTTCTTAAGTATGGTTGAAAAACCTGGTTCATTAGTGCTTGGAAGGTTGCAGGAGCATTCGTCAATCCAAACGGCATAACCTTGAACTCATAATGGCCCATATGCATTCTGAAAGCAGTATTAAATACATCCTCTTCCCTCATTCTGATCTGGTGATAGCCAGTTCTCAAATCCACCTTAGAAAAAATCACAGAACCATGAAGCTCATCCAATAAATCATCCACAATGGGAATTGGATATTTATCCTTTATAGTAATATCATTTAGCCCCCTATAGTCGATACAGAACCTCCATGTCCCATCCTTTTTCTTAACAAGAAGAGCTGGGGAAGAAAAGGGAGATTGGCTCTACTGAATGATGTCATTTGTCAGCATCTCCTTGACCTGTCTCTCTAGTTCATTCTTCTGATAATAGTTGTACATGTAGGGCCTCAAACTCACAGGCATGTTACCTGGCTTGAGAGGAATTGAGTGGTCCAGTGCTCTAGTAGGAGGTAGTTAATTAGGCTCAGCAAACACATCACCATACTGCTTTAGTACTGCTTGGATAGCTTCTTCCACTTGATCATGTCTGGTGGCTACCACTGAGTTTATCATGAACAAATGAGCTAGGAGTGCTTGCCCTTTCTTAAGCACATTGCCCATAGTTTTACTGGAAATCATACTTAGCTTGCCTTCTTCTGGAATTCCATGCAGTACCAGCTTATTTCCCTTTCTCCCAATGGTAACATAGTTCTTCTCATGGTCAAACTTAGTAGGACTGTGTGTCTTCATCCAGTCGTTTCCCAGCACAATGTCACACCCACCCAATGAAATGATGAGTAAGTCTTCCTTGAAAGGTTTGCCCTGCATTTTCCACATAAAACCTTTACAGTGAGAGGTACACATGACATAGTTCCCATCAGCAACTATCACTTTCACTGGTGGACAATAAGTAGCCTGATGACCAGTCTCCTTTACAGTGTTCTCATCTATAAAACTATGAGTACTGCTAAAATCAACCAGCAATGCTAGGTTCCTATTTTTGACAGAACCCCTGACCAAGATGGAGTTAACTCCTTGGTTATTCCCTGATAACGCACTCATACATACAGCTTCCTGCACAACTTTCTCTTTACCCCCTTCAATTATTAAGTCTGCAAGGGAAGGGCCCTCACTATCATTAGGGCATTCTAGGGCAGCTTCCACTTCTccaaacaaataattcaactgTTTTTTCTTGCACTGATGCCCTGGTGTGTACTTCTCCCCACATCTAAAGCGCAGATGATTTTTCCTTCGATACTCATAAACTTCAGGGCTAAGCCTGAATGCATTAGGCTTAACAGTAGGATTCACTGTAGTTTTGACACTGGTGCTGTTACTCCCCACAACTAGTGGTCTAATACTAACTTTATTCTTCTTTTGTGCAGCTTCTATAGCCATCTCTTGCAGCCTAGCCTAGCATGTTCAATGTCAAACTTGAGTGTAGTGGGATTGAACAACTTCACTCCAAATCGAATTTCTTCCTTCAGAGCTCCTATGAAGCTAGAGATAAAATGAGATTCATCAAGATGAGGGTTCCTGATTAACATCTAGGCCTTCATATCCTCAAACTTGCCCAGAAACTCATCTATTGTAATGATCTGACTTAGCTTATTGAATTCCTCCACTATGTCGTCCATCACTGCATCCCCAAACCTACAGATCAATTCTTCCTTAAACTTAGTCCAACTGATCTCTCCTTCACTCAATGTGAGAGAGTGGTACCAAGTTTCAGCCAATCCATTCAAGTAAAGTGCAGTTGCCTCTACTTTGTGATTGTCTGGAGTTCGATATAAATTGAAATATCTTTCACATTTTCGAATCCATACCTTGGGTTCATGTCCTTCGAGGCTGGGTAATTCCCATTTAGGAGGGGGAACTGGGACAATCTGATTTCTGTTTGGCCTCATCTCCTGCACTGGCAGAGGTAGCAACCCATCGCCTTGACGATTATCACCCTGGACTCTATTGGGAAGCCTCTCTAGAGTGGTCAATCTATCGAGAATTAGTTCTAGGGTGCCTTGAATCCCTGTTTGTGTGTCGCGAAATTCTTGCAGACTGGTGAGTACCTGCCTCAATATTTCGTCATGTTTCACGAGTTTTTCATCCATGAGTTTGAGACGAGTTCCTTCAGCCATTCTCACCACAGAGTCGCAGAAtcgaggctctgataccaaatgtcAGGATCCAACAAGGATTTGAGCTAATTTCAATAATAAAAGGCAATTGCAAACAAGTGGGACAATTTTCtgaatttttttataaattgAAATGGATACCAAATTACAAATCTaaagaaacaaaattaagctaAGCTAACTAAATGGAAACTCGACTCCATAGCTAAAAGATCTGCAGAAAttagagaagaagaagaggaagttcGAATCTGAGAGAGAGTGAGAAGAAGAAGGAGAGTGAGTGAAACGAGTGGAAGGGAGTGAGACATGAAATCCGTTatgccctctctctctctcttcgtctGGTTTATAACAACCCAGTGCTGACGTGGCTTAATGTCGTCCCTTGCTGCTCATTAACGGGGGTTCAATCGCGGCCGTTAATTTTCAAAAGTTAGTTACTCTTTGTggcattaactcgagttcgaacCCAACTAACAACACCTCGTCACTCCTATTCTGCTACAGTTTAGATCATTACAATTTTTTTATTGATTTGAGAAATAGAGAAAGAAAATAAAGCTTGTATCAGACACTTTTGCTTCTCGTATTTCTCTAACAGCCAAAAAGCCTCAAAGAAATAATCTGTCGAGTCTGGTAAGGTGTTTGGTGACAAGTTTTGTATGTCATTTTAGTCGAGCATTTTCGCGGCTAATCTGTTTATGAAAATTCCACTCAGACTATTTGTCAAGAAATAAATGAGAATATTCATTGTAAAAGATTTAGATTGTGAAGCACATGTTTCTACTACTTTTGGCATGAAATGGGTGGTTATGTTCTGAGAGCAATTTTGGTGATTTATTACTTAAAGTTATTTTGCTTTGAAGCATGACAGTTCCCAGGTTTTAtgatacaaatttaactctatccaatttttcgggtaaacaacaaataaattaaattatcttTATAATCTAATAGTCTAAACGTTTAAATTAAGTTATTTCTTCTCATCTGTCTAATTCTTGGTTATCATAGTAATCTATAGTTATGCTTGTGAGAGGTAGTAAGTACCCGAAGAATAGCCGAAGTGCGCTCACGTACACATTTGCTCGAATACCACTGTTACGACAAGAAAAAGAACTTTTAGGTGAGGTGatcatttatttaaaataattgcaGTAAATAAAAAAGAATAGAGCTCAGACGCACAGATTTTCATCTTACATTAGACAGATGTAAAGACCCAAGTCTCCAGGTTGTTCAATAATCATCACAGCTCTGAGAGTGCACCACCCGGGAATCGAACCCGAGtgtactattctaccactagaccactAGTGCTTCTTTCTCTTCTCACTGATTACTAATCTGAATTCATATTGAAAAGTCCTACTTTAGAAGGTAAAGTGTTGCCTACCAAGGGCGGCTCGAATTTAAGACTTCTGATTAAGGATATGGaagagtaacaacaacaacaacaacaacaacaaatcgaGTGTAATCTACAAGTGGGATTTGGGGAGGATAATGTGTACGCAcactttacccctaccttgtgaaggtagaaagATTgattctgatagaccctcggctcaaggcaGCGTTTAGTGACTAATAGAAAATCGCATTCTCATTAGTCTTAGGTCTTAAGCTCTAAATTAATACTAGTGTTTTATTTTTTCACTTGCATTGCATTATAGTGTATACGATGAGCTTATACATTCACAAAACAGCGTCTTATGATAATTTGATGGGCTTATACATTCACTAGTAATAATGATTATTACGTTTAACCTGTTGCTGTGATTTTGAAAAATTAAGGAGTACTAGttttagaaaaaatataaataaaaaaagaaagaaagaaaagagctcAGAAACACAGATTACTAATCTGAATTCATATTGAAAAGTCCTACTTTAGAAGGTAAAGTGTTGCCTACCAAGGGCGGCTCGAATTTAAGACTTCTGATTAAGGATATGGaagagtaacaacaacaacaacaacaacaacaaatcgaGTGTAATCTACAAGTGGGATTTGGGGAGGATAATGTGTACGCAcactttacccctaccttgtgaaggtagaaagATTgattctgatagaccctcggctcaaggcaGCGTTTAGTGACTAATAGAAAATCGCATTCTCATTAGTCTTAGGTCTTAAGCTCTAAATTAATACTAGTGTTTTATTTTTTCACTTGCATTGCATTATAGTGTATACGATGAGCTTATACATTCACAAAACAGCGTCTTATGATAATTTGATGGGCTTATACATTCACTAGTAATAATGATTATTACGTTTAACCTGTTGCTGTGATTTTGAAAAATTAAGGAGTACTAGttttagaaaaaatataaataaaaaaagaaagaaagaaaagagctcAGAAACACAGATTACTAATCTGAATTCATATTGAAAAGTCCTACTTTAGAAGGTAAAGTGTTGCCTACCAAGGGCGGCTCGAATTTAAGACTTCTGATTAAGGATATGGaagagtaacaacaacaacaacaacaacaacaaatcgaGTGTAATCTACAAGTGGGATTTGGGGAGGATAATGTGTACGCAcactttacccctaccttgtgaaggtagaaagATTgattctgatagaccctcggctcaaggcaGCGTTTAGTGACTAATAGAAAATCGCATTCTCATTAGTCTTAGGTCTTAAGCTCTAAATTAATACTAGTGTTTTATTTTTTCACTTGCATTGCATTATAGTGTATACGATGAGCTTATACATTCACAAAACAACGTCTTATGATAATTTGATGGGCTTATACATTCACTAGTAATAATGATTATTACGTTTAACCTGTTGCTGTGATTTTGAAAAATTAAGGAGTACTAGttttagaaaaaatataaataaaaaaagaaagaaagaaaagagctcAGAAACACAGATTTTCATCTTATATCAGAATGTTGTGAAGACCCAAGTCTCACAGTATGTGCAGTAATCATCACAGCCCTGAAGCACCAGCCGAGAATTGAACCCGGGTCTATACCGTGGCAgggtactattctaccactagaccagtGGTGCTTCTTTGTCTTCTCACCAGTTACATATAACAAATGGCAAATACAAGTGGTTTATCTATTTATCATAACAAATACGTGGCTTCTTGCTATTCTCACTAAACCAAGAggttacgggttcgagccgtggaaacagtcaCTTGCAGAAATGCAAGTTAAGACTATGTATAATAGACCCCTGTGATCCTTTCATTCCCCGAACTCCACGTATAACGGAAGCTTAGTGCACTGAGCCACTAAGCCGCCCCATAATCAACAGAAGAATTCGCAAATACAAGTGGTTTGTCTCCATTATATTaaagatatcaaattttccactactaAACCAACTCAATTTATATACTGTTCCAAAAGAATGACAGAATTTGAAGTTTGAACTACTGTGGTCAGCATATCTAATTTTCAGTTAACCAAACTtgattctttttgttctttttttttttttttgagataaAATTAGTACAATTAGAGCATacaaaaaattattcaattaaTCATTATCACACTTTAAATGTGTTTACAATTTGAGACTTCAGAATGGCCTTGAGGATGACCTACAAGAATATTGCAGATGGTGATATAGGGGTATGATTTTTCACATAGTTAGCTAGCATTGAACTAACAATTTTTGGAGAAAATTTTGCCATAATACATTCAGAAGGTTAAGTGGATTCTTGTTAATCTTAGATAATTTTTGCATGACATAGGAGGTGCATAACTGATAGCACTCTCACGAAATTCCTTTTCTTCTATAGTTTAATTAGTATATAGTAGTTGTGCCGTTATTTGAAGGACACTTCAAGTGGATTATACTATAGCATAAATAAGATTACTTTCATCCTATTCTTATTGTATTGGAATTGATATCTTTTTTGATGTGCAATTGAATATGATAACTAAGGAACTGATGGATTACTTTGTGCAATTCATGGATCCAACACAAGCATGATGAATTGATCAATTCGTTCTGTGCTTTCCTATCTTTAACTTTTATTTTGCCTCTTTCTTATGCTATAACTTTCTTCATGTACAAGCTCTTCAGGTATCCCGTTCATTCAGAAACGTGTGAAGGGACCAAGGTAACTTTCATTTTTATCGGGGTAGGGATATTAATCCTTTTTAATTGTTCTCATTTTTTTCTTTGCCAGTCCCTCCTTTTCAATTGCATAATGGATTTGTCCCTTCTGTCTCTCTCTAAAGTTGAGCAGATAGATAATCGTTAGTTTCATCTCATATATTTTGTTTCGCTCTTTTTATGAGGTTTTGTCTTGCAGCTTCCTCCACTTTTTAAGGAGTTCACAGGTACAAGTAAATTGTTAGGCTAATCTTCCTAAATAATGATGAGTCTCCTGAGAAGATTTCTAAATCGGGATGAATTTACTGCAAAGGAAGATAACATAATTGTGAGACCGTATGAAAGAATAAGATTTTTTGTTACCGAATGCTTCTTGCTTGTACTGTTAGATTATTCACACTACTTGCGATGTTTTTATACATTACATttcatatttttgatatttttagtgTCAAACTTCTTTTCCATATGATTGTCGTTAAAGCTTGTGACTTTTAGCAACAATTTAATTGAATTTTCTGGCCATAAAAATAGTCGCTAAAGGGATAAATTAAGACGTTTTCACGGTGGATATTGTAGCTATTCTATTTGCCATAAATAATTGATGTTAAAACAACTAACTTTTAGTGGCAATTTAATTAAATATACCCGCTATAAAAATGAATGCTAAAAGAGCATAGTTAGCCGTTATGTATTGGATTCAACAGCCAAAATAATTGCCGCAAATAATTACCGTTAAAACTAATGGTTTTTAGCAGCCGTAAATCATACCTTTTACCAGCTTTTGTTAGAACAACCGCTAAAGGCTTTGCCGACCCCTGCATTGCCGGCTAAAAACCAATGGCCGGTACAACTTGTAGCGGCGATTATTATTGCCGCTACAGGCATTTTTAATTGCCACTAAAGCCCTTTTTTGAAATAGTGTATCCTTTACACTCAACTCTATCGGGGCAGGGATAAAGTCttcgtacacactatcctccccagacttTACTTGTGGAATTTTACTGGAtcgtcgttgttgttgttatagttatatgaaaaataaaatagacaaaTCCATTACAACATGTTACGTCCTTGTTTTAACTACGCCAACCTACATGAAGTTACTCTGATTAGAAATATCTGACTCGTAGTTTACAAAATACAGTATACATTATGTGGTTGTCTAAAAATGATTAGTCTTGGGCCTTTGGCCattttatttggaaaaattataCTGTATAGCCGcggtaaaa
Encoded proteins:
- the LOC138908622 gene encoding uncharacterized protein; its protein translation is MAIEAAQKKNKVSIRPLVVGSNSTSVKTTVNPTVKPNAFRLSPEVYEYRRKNHLRFRCGEKYTPGHQCKKKQLNYLFGEVEAALECPNDSEGPSLADLIIEGGKEKVVQEAVCMSALSGNNQGVNSILVRGSVKNRNLALLVDFSSTHSFIDENTVKETGHQATYCPPVKVIVADGNYVMCTSHCKGFMWKMQGKPFKEDLLIISLGGCDIVLGNDWMKTHSPTKFDHEKNYVTIGRKGNKLVLHGIPEEGKLSMISSKTMGNVLKKGQALLAHLFMINSVVATRHDQVEEAIQAVLKQYGDVFAEPN